Below is a window of Agathobacter rectalis ATCC 33656 DNA.
GCAATAAACAAAAAATCTATATCTGTTCCTATATCCGCCATCTCTTTTTTCCATAAAAGTATCAAAAAAGTATAGCGTTCCTTTTACTTCCAGCATTTCCGCAATAAATGTCAATACCCAGAATGTCATGTTATTCTTCTCCCTTATACAGCATATATTCCCTCTTTACCTGTGCATATCGTGCCTTGGGAACCGGAATCTTTTTTCCCGTGGTAAGTGTCATCACATAACCGCTGATTTTTGTGATGTACCTCATATTTACAAGAAAACTTAGATGTGCCCGCACGAATCCCATATCCTTGAATTCATTTTCCAGTTCATCCAGTTTTTTATAAATCTGAAATGTCCCTTTTTCTGTATAAAATACATTTTTGTGAAGCTCTGTTTCTATATAAATGATGTCATCTGCATAAAGTTTTATCGTTCCTTCCACAAAACGAAATTCGAGAATCCTACGGTTTTTATTAATTTCTGCTATCAAATCATCCATACATTCTTCTATAGTATCTGCAAGGTTATCTTTCAGCAGAAAACGGCTTGCTTTCACCTTATATCCATCCAGTGCGTAATTCATGTATGCCGTCACCAGCACAACTGGAAGTTTTGGATATTTTTCTTTAATCCTCATAGCTGTTTTCAGCCCATCCATCCCCTGCATATTGATGTCCAGAAATAATAGCTGACACGCTTCCAAAGCCGATTGTTCTTCGCATAACTGTTCTCCAGAATCATATTCTGTAATAGTAAACTCATAATTCTTTTTTTCACCATAGTCTGACAGCAAATCTGACAAATTTTTTCTGTCATCTATCCTGTCATCACAAATAATAATGTTCATATTTTTCATTCCTGTCTTTGATTGCTCTCATGCCTGTAAACCATACAAGTCTCACCTGGCACTCTTTATTATATCAAACAAATCTTCCGCTCGATCA
It encodes the following:
- a CDS encoding LytR/AlgR family response regulator transcription factor is translated as MNIIICDDRIDDRKNLSDLLSDYGEKKNYEFTITEYDSGEQLCEEQSALEACQLLFLDINMQGMDGLKTAMRIKEKYPKLPVVLVTAYMNYALDGYKVKASRFLLKDNLADTIEECMDDLIAEINKNRRILEFRFVEGTIKLYADDIIYIETELHKNVFYTEKGTFQIYKKLDELENEFKDMGFVRAHLSFLVNMRYITKISGYVMTLTTGKKIPVPKARYAQVKREYMLYKGEE